A window from Myxococcus fulvus encodes these proteins:
- the rtcA gene encoding RNA 3'-terminal phosphate cyclase, with the protein MLRIDGSKGEGGGQVLRTSLALSLVTGTPFTMTNIRAGRAKPGLLRQHLTAVKAAEAVGAAEVSGAELGSRELTFQPRALAAGNYHFAVGTAGSATLVLQTVLPALLAAKEPSTLMLEGGTHNPAAPPFDFLARAYLPLLRRMGADVTATLDRPGFFPAGGGKFRVDVRPQALKPLSLMSRGRVLRREAKAVVSMIPFDVAKRELETVGSLLELRPDQLRPEELKRGQGPGNALVVEVESEHVTEVFTGFGERGKRAETVAEEVAAEVKRYLNAEVPVGEHLCDQLLLLCALARGGEFRTLPLDGHALTQLETMAHFLDVKVDVGEVDRDVRDVVVRG; encoded by the coding sequence ATGCTGCGCATCGATGGTTCCAAGGGAGAGGGCGGCGGCCAGGTGCTGCGCACGTCGCTGGCGTTGTCGCTGGTGACGGGGACGCCGTTCACGATGACGAACATCCGCGCGGGCCGCGCGAAGCCGGGCCTGTTGCGCCAGCACCTGACGGCGGTGAAGGCGGCCGAGGCGGTGGGCGCGGCGGAGGTGTCCGGCGCGGAGCTGGGCTCGCGAGAGCTGACGTTCCAGCCGCGCGCCCTGGCGGCGGGCAACTACCACTTCGCCGTGGGCACGGCGGGCAGCGCGACCCTGGTGTTGCAGACGGTGTTGCCCGCGCTGCTGGCCGCGAAGGAGCCGTCCACGCTGATGCTCGAGGGCGGGACGCACAACCCGGCGGCGCCGCCGTTCGACTTCCTGGCGCGCGCCTACCTGCCGCTGTTGCGGCGCATGGGCGCCGACGTGACGGCGACGCTGGACCGGCCCGGCTTCTTCCCGGCGGGCGGCGGGAAGTTCCGCGTGGACGTGCGGCCCCAGGCGCTCAAGCCCCTCTCGCTGATGTCGCGCGGACGGGTGCTGCGCCGCGAGGCGAAGGCGGTGGTGTCGATGATTCCCTTCGACGTGGCGAAGCGCGAGCTGGAGACGGTGGGCTCGCTCCTGGAGCTGCGTCCCGACCAGCTCCGCCCGGAGGAGCTGAAGCGCGGGCAGGGGCCCGGCAACGCGCTCGTGGTGGAGGTGGAGAGCGAGCACGTGACGGAGGTCTTCACGGGCTTCGGGGAGCGCGGCAAGCGCGCGGAGACGGTGGCGGAGGAGGTGGCCGCCGAGGTGAAGCGCTACCTGAACGCGGAGGTGCCCGTGGGCGAGCACCTGTGTGACCAGTTGCTGCTGCTGTGCGCGCTCGCGCGCGGTGGTGAGTTCCGCACGCTGCCCCTGGATGGGCACGCGCTGACGCAGCTCGAGACGATGGCTCACTTCCTGGACGTGAAGGTGGACGTGGGCGAGGTGGACCGCGACGTTCGCGACGTGGTGGTGCGCGGCTGA
- a CDS encoding S41 family peptidase, with product MSFIQKGAARGASWARRARRHPLLTASLLSLMGGSAGAQSQFPPPEEWCDFGRAGPAATQPAPVAMSAAHGQVRFFGVGPSYTDADLSLVMALNGSTVDWAEATRHYASTMEGVCALDVTSKTLPRARVLTVGPIAFIRPGTGELRIPRHARAAIIDLRGLPAAPGLEEALARAIGAISTTPVERLAGLVRAHVGMLDETTPYNVYGNYIDRLAHEPHAATGQTQLPVALLTEPTLAPATARFAADLRMARRAWLIGAPVHAAVAESRWMPVSSRGLLVRTMRLEDAQGPIPDVLPADLSLATLGMSALSAEALPSEQSLQLTSWLGAPPAVDRTTPVVRNAPPERISLEAVPPIGASSAIARADLLTLHGATRLFYPYFDIVGDGIDGRLLETLARVDATPVTHRDQTRRLLLRFNEVLKDGHGFVTMYGGPPPAGFFPVSLEEVQGQPIIRRSALPDMQPGDTLVSINGTPMSEWLAEEQAHASAATPGYLHDVAIRRLLIMNAPMDVGLRAMDGTTRVVQVQPQPVELLNQVSGPPSLRAAGSLADLGAPDLHYLNMASEVLTSPDAFRAALTAAQGASGLVVDMRGYPGISHYEVADRLIPTPFRTPVFRYPIWVGPDHFETWDSGHTRQPLTNPSYAGPIVLLVGPRTVSAAENFSIMLTGAQRVTVIGRRSAGTNGNVTRLLLPGQMAVSFTGMGILFPDQSRFHGVGIVPHIEVAPTVQDIATGTDPELLRAIQFLHTGQ from the coding sequence TCTCGTTGATGGGAGGGAGCGCGGGCGCGCAATCACAGTTCCCTCCACCCGAGGAATGGTGCGACTTCGGCCGGGCCGGCCCCGCGGCGACGCAGCCAGCCCCCGTCGCCATGTCCGCCGCGCACGGACAGGTCCGCTTCTTCGGCGTGGGCCCCAGCTACACCGACGCGGACCTGTCCCTGGTCATGGCCCTGAATGGAAGCACCGTGGACTGGGCCGAGGCCACCCGCCACTACGCCAGCACGATGGAAGGCGTCTGTGCCCTCGACGTCACCAGCAAGACGCTCCCCAGGGCGCGCGTCCTCACCGTGGGCCCCATCGCGTTCATCCGCCCCGGCACCGGTGAGCTGCGCATCCCGCGTCACGCACGCGCGGCCATCATCGACCTGCGCGGACTGCCCGCCGCCCCTGGCCTGGAAGAGGCCCTGGCCCGAGCCATCGGCGCCATCAGCACCACCCCCGTCGAGCGCCTGGCCGGGCTCGTCCGCGCACACGTGGGGATGCTGGACGAGACGACGCCCTACAACGTCTATGGCAACTACATCGACCGGCTGGCACACGAGCCCCACGCCGCCACGGGCCAGACCCAGCTCCCCGTCGCGCTGTTGACGGAGCCGACGCTCGCCCCCGCCACGGCGCGCTTCGCTGCGGACCTGCGGATGGCCAGACGGGCCTGGCTCATCGGCGCGCCCGTCCACGCGGCCGTCGCCGAGTCGAGGTGGATGCCGGTGAGTTCACGCGGACTGCTCGTGCGCACCATGCGGCTCGAGGATGCCCAGGGCCCGATTCCAGATGTCCTCCCCGCGGACCTGTCGCTCGCCACCCTCGGCATGAGCGCGCTGAGCGCCGAGGCGCTCCCATCGGAGCAATCCCTCCAGCTCACGTCCTGGCTCGGCGCGCCGCCCGCCGTGGACCGGACCACGCCCGTCGTCCGCAACGCACCGCCCGAGCGCATCTCCCTCGAGGCCGTCCCGCCCATCGGCGCCTCGTCGGCCATCGCCCGCGCGGACCTGCTCACGCTCCATGGCGCCACCCGGCTGTTCTATCCCTACTTCGACATCGTGGGAGACGGCATCGACGGGCGCCTGCTGGAGACGCTGGCCCGCGTGGACGCCACCCCCGTCACCCACCGCGACCAGACACGTCGACTGCTGCTGCGCTTCAACGAGGTCCTGAAGGACGGCCACGGCTTCGTCACCATGTACGGAGGGCCCCCGCCGGCGGGCTTCTTCCCCGTCTCCCTGGAGGAGGTGCAGGGCCAGCCCATCATCCGCCGCTCCGCGCTCCCCGACATGCAACCGGGTGACACGCTGGTGAGCATCAACGGCACGCCCATGTCGGAGTGGCTCGCCGAGGAGCAGGCCCACGCCTCGGCCGCCACGCCGGGCTACCTGCATGACGTGGCCATCCGCCGGCTCCTCATCATGAATGCCCCCATGGACGTCGGCCTTCGCGCCATGGATGGCACCACACGCGTCGTCCAGGTCCAGCCCCAGCCGGTGGAGCTGCTCAACCAGGTGAGTGGTCCTCCCTCGCTAAGGGCCGCGGGCAGCCTCGCGGACCTCGGCGCGCCGGACCTGCACTACCTCAACATGGCGAGCGAGGTGCTCACCTCACCGGACGCCTTCCGCGCGGCGCTCACCGCGGCGCAAGGCGCGAGCGGGCTGGTGGTCGACATGCGCGGCTATCCGGGCATCAGCCACTACGAGGTCGCGGACCGGCTCATCCCCACGCCGTTCCGCACGCCCGTCTTCCGCTATCCCATCTGGGTCGGGCCCGACCATTTCGAGACCTGGGACTCCGGCCACACGCGGCAGCCGCTGACGAACCCGTCCTACGCGGGCCCCATCGTCCTGCTCGTCGGCCCTCGCACCGTGTCGGCGGCGGAGAACTTCAGCATCATGCTGACCGGCGCCCAGCGCGTGACGGTGATTGGCCGGCGCAGCGCGGGGACGAACGGCAACGTCACCCGGCTGCTGCTGCCAGGGCAGATGGCCGTCAGCTTCACCGGCATGGGGATTCTCTTCCCCGACCAGTCCCGCTTCCACGGCGTGGGCATCGTCCCGCACATCGAGGTGGCGCCCACCGTCCAGGACATCGCCACCGGAACCGACCCGGAGCTGCTGCGCGCCATCCAGTTCCTGCACACCGGCCAGTGA
- the rtcR gene encoding RNA repair transcriptional activator RtcR, translating to MAKTRTRQTVVLGMLGTTLDTGQGPNRWTKWRPTVALCQQEDLVVHRLELLHPPAATQIAATVVADIRQVSPETSVRTTLLDIRNPWDLEETYGALLDYVRGYTFNPEEEDYLVHITTGTHIAQISMFLLVESRLIPGRLVQLSPDPRDKAGAGTNTLIDLDLSRYDTLAARFQREQREGLSYLKAGIDTRNAAFNHIIERIEQVASHSRAPLLITGPTGAGKSQLARRVYTLKKSRGTVSGPFVDLNCATLRGDGAMSALFGHVKGSFTGALQDRPGLLRQANGGVLFLDEIGELGADEQAMLLRALEDKRFLPVGSDKEVESDFQLIAGTNRDLQTEVERGRFREDLLARINLWTFRLPALRERPEDIPPNLLYELDRASEAMGARITLNKEAQERFLRFATSPDARWSGNFRDLNAAVLRMATLAPGGRITREVVDEELERLRTQWRTGSTRPGPVSTTSGVDRVAEVLGEELASELDRFDRVQLADVLGVCQGSRSLSEAGRVLFAQSRARKSSVNDADRLKKYLARFGLTWADVS from the coding sequence ATGGCGAAGACACGCACGCGGCAGACGGTGGTCCTGGGCATGCTGGGGACGACGCTCGACACGGGGCAGGGCCCGAACCGGTGGACGAAGTGGCGGCCCACGGTGGCGCTGTGCCAGCAGGAGGACCTGGTGGTGCACCGGCTGGAGCTGTTGCACCCGCCGGCGGCCACACAGATTGCCGCGACGGTGGTGGCGGACATCCGACAGGTGTCGCCGGAGACGTCGGTGCGCACCACGCTGCTGGACATCCGAAACCCGTGGGATTTGGAGGAGACGTACGGCGCGCTGCTCGACTACGTGCGCGGGTACACCTTCAACCCCGAGGAGGAGGACTACCTGGTCCACATCACCACGGGCACGCACATCGCGCAGATCTCGATGTTCCTGTTGGTGGAGAGCCGGCTGATTCCGGGGCGGCTGGTGCAGCTGTCACCGGACCCTCGGGACAAGGCGGGCGCGGGGACGAACACGCTCATCGACCTGGACCTGTCGCGCTACGACACGCTGGCGGCGCGCTTCCAGCGTGAGCAGCGCGAGGGGTTGTCGTACCTCAAGGCGGGTATCGACACGCGCAACGCGGCGTTCAACCACATCATCGAGCGCATCGAACAGGTGGCCAGTCACTCGCGCGCGCCGCTGCTCATCACCGGTCCCACGGGCGCGGGCAAGTCGCAGCTCGCGCGCCGCGTCTACACGCTGAAGAAGTCGCGCGGCACGGTGAGCGGGCCGTTCGTGGACCTCAACTGCGCCACGCTGCGCGGCGATGGGGCCATGTCCGCGCTCTTCGGACATGTGAAGGGTTCGTTCACCGGCGCGCTGCAGGACCGGCCTGGACTCTTGCGGCAGGCGAACGGCGGCGTGCTGTTCCTCGATGAGATTGGGGAGCTGGGGGCTGACGAGCAGGCCATGCTGCTGCGCGCGCTGGAGGACAAGCGGTTCCTGCCGGTGGGCTCGGACAAGGAGGTGGAGAGCGACTTCCAGCTCATCGCCGGTACGAACCGGGACTTGCAGACCGAGGTGGAGCGCGGACGCTTCCGTGAGGACCTGCTCGCGCGCATCAACCTGTGGACCTTCCGACTGCCCGCGCTGCGCGAGCGCCCCGAGGACATCCCGCCGAACCTGCTCTACGAGCTGGACCGGGCGTCGGAGGCGATGGGCGCGCGCATCACGCTGAACAAGGAGGCCCAGGAGCGCTTCCTGCGCTTCGCCACCTCGCCCGATGCGCGCTGGTCAGGCAACTTCCGGGACCTCAACGCCGCGGTGCTGCGCATGGCCACGCTCGCGCCCGGGGGGCGCATCACCCGTGAGGTGGTGGACGAGGAGCTGGAGCGCCTGCGCACGCAGTGGCGGACGGGCAGTACTCGCCCGGGTCCCGTGTCGACAACGAGCGGTGTGGACCGGGTCGCGGAGGTGCTCGGTGAAGAGCTCGCCTCGGAGCTGGACCGGTTCGACCGCGTCCAGCTCGCGGACGTGTTGGGGGTGTGCCAGGGAAGCCGCTCGCTCTCGGAGGCCGGGCGCGTGCTGTTCGCTCAGTCCCGTGCTCGCAAGTCGAGCGTCAACGACGCGGACCGACTGAAGAAGTACCTGGCGCGCTTCGGCCTGACCTGGGCCGATGTGAGCTGA
- a CDS encoding RtcB family protein: MERNKVNYEVLSDEAGRPIKSWTVGVPFEDEAKKQLRNLRGLPFIHKWIAAMPDVHRGYGATVGSVVPTVGAVVPAAVGVDIGCGMIAVRTTLRADQLPDSLRGVRSAIERAVPHGRSDNGGRNDVGAWRVAPASHQKEWARLMEGYDRIVAKHPRIGRGPDLGHLGTLGTGNHFIELCLDESDGVWLMLHSGSRGVGNRIGSHFIELAKEDMRRWYINLPDADLAYLPEGSEHFDDYVFAVSWAQDYAATNRELMLRGAIEALQMSNELPPFELSEAAVNCHHNYVAREHHFGKNCFVTRKGAVRAREGDLGIIPGSMGARSFIVRGKGNADSFHSCSHGAGRAMSREAAKKRFTLEDHAKATEGVECRKDAEVIDETPAAYKPIDAVMAAQSDLVDVVHTLKQVVCVKG, encoded by the coding sequence ATGGAGCGCAACAAGGTGAACTACGAGGTGCTGTCGGACGAGGCGGGTCGCCCCATCAAGTCGTGGACCGTGGGCGTGCCGTTCGAGGACGAGGCCAAGAAGCAGCTCCGAAACCTCCGTGGCCTGCCCTTCATCCACAAGTGGATCGCCGCGATGCCGGACGTGCACCGCGGCTACGGCGCGACGGTCGGCAGCGTGGTCCCGACGGTGGGCGCGGTGGTGCCGGCGGCGGTGGGGGTGGACATCGGCTGCGGAATGATTGCCGTGCGCACGACGCTGCGCGCGGACCAGCTCCCGGACTCGCTGCGTGGGGTGCGCTCGGCCATCGAGCGGGCGGTGCCGCATGGCCGCTCGGACAACGGCGGCCGTAACGACGTCGGCGCGTGGCGCGTGGCTCCGGCCTCGCACCAGAAGGAGTGGGCGCGACTGATGGAGGGGTATGACCGCATCGTCGCCAAGCACCCGCGCATCGGCCGTGGGCCGGACCTGGGTCACCTGGGTACGCTCGGCACGGGGAACCACTTCATCGAGCTGTGCCTGGACGAGTCGGATGGCGTGTGGCTGATGTTGCACTCCGGTTCGCGCGGCGTGGGTAACCGCATCGGAAGCCACTTCATCGAGCTGGCGAAGGAGGACATGCGCCGCTGGTACATCAACCTGCCCGACGCGGACCTGGCGTACCTGCCCGAGGGCTCCGAGCACTTCGACGACTACGTCTTCGCGGTGAGCTGGGCGCAGGACTACGCGGCGACCAACCGCGAGCTGATGCTGCGTGGCGCAATCGAGGCCCTGCAGATGAGCAACGAGCTGCCTCCGTTCGAGCTGTCTGAAGCGGCGGTGAACTGCCATCACAACTACGTGGCGCGTGAGCACCACTTCGGGAAGAACTGCTTCGTGACGCGAAAGGGCGCGGTGCGGGCGCGCGAGGGTGACCTGGGCATCATCCCCGGCAGCATGGGGGCGCGCTCGTTCATCGTCCGCGGGAAGGGGAACGCGGACAGCTTCCACTCCTGCAGCCACGGCGCGGGTCGGGCGATGTCGCGTGAGGCGGCGAAGAAGCGCTTCACGCTGGAGGACCACGCGAAGGCGACCGAGGGCGTGGAGTGCCGGAAGGATGCCGAGGTGATTGACGAGACGCCGGCGGCGTACAAGCCCATCGACGCGGTGATGGCGGCGCAGTCGGACCTGGTCGACGTGGTCCACACGCTCAAGCAGGTCGTTTGCGTGAAGGGGTAG